In Alteribacter lacisalsi, a genomic segment contains:
- a CDS encoding glycosyltransferase has protein sequence MVTISLCMIVKNEEEVLARCLDTIKDIVDEINIVDTGSTDRTVEIAKQYTDRVFFFEWIGDFAAARNESFKHATKDYILYLDADDVIYEEDQKKLIDLKNTLDPAVDSVSMYYDAGTDEFGNVTLRYRRNRLVKRSKNFRWKGDCHQYLDVRGNIINSEISITHKKIRHSVGRNLSIYQKKIDRGDTFTPRDYFYHGNELRENGHHERAIESYDKNIAMKEGWIEDKVYACINKADCYRHLGDSEGELKSLLQSLEFAKTPRAEIASRLGYHFQRNREYKPAIFWYELAARSEPDPNQWSFSYPAYSTWYPHLQMCVCYYQLGDMQKSYDHNEKAREYRPKDERVVQNKALLEKKLGLTES, from the coding sequence ATGGTAACGATCAGTTTGTGTATGATCGTAAAAAATGAGGAAGAAGTGCTCGCCCGCTGTCTCGATACGATCAAGGATATTGTGGATGAAATTAACATTGTTGACACCGGCTCCACTGACAGAACCGTTGAAATTGCAAAACAATACACCGACAGAGTGTTTTTCTTTGAATGGATCGGCGATTTTGCCGCAGCCAGAAATGAGTCGTTTAAACACGCGACCAAAGATTACATTCTTTATCTCGATGCAGATGATGTGATTTATGAAGAAGATCAGAAGAAGCTGATTGATTTGAAGAACACACTCGATCCAGCCGTGGATTCTGTTTCCATGTACTATGATGCAGGAACCGACGAATTCGGAAACGTTACCCTACGTTACCGCCGAAACAGGCTGGTGAAACGATCCAAAAACTTCCGCTGGAAAGGGGACTGCCACCAGTACCTCGATGTCCGCGGCAACATCATCAACTCCGAAATTTCTATTACACATAAGAAAATCCGTCATTCAGTCGGAAGGAACCTGTCTATATACCAGAAAAAAATTGACCGCGGAGATACCTTTACACCCAGAGACTATTTTTATCACGGCAATGAGCTTCGGGAAAATGGACACCACGAACGTGCTATTGAGAGCTATGATAAAAATATCGCTATGAAAGAAGGGTGGATTGAAGACAAAGTCTACGCCTGCATTAATAAGGCCGACTGCTACCGGCACCTTGGTGACAGCGAGGGAGAGCTGAAGTCTCTTCTGCAGTCACTTGAATTTGCCAAAACACCAAGAGCTGAAATTGCCAGCAGGCTCGGTTATCACTTCCAGCGGAACCGGGAATACAAACCGGCCATTTTCTGGTATGAACTCGCCGCTCGTTCAGAACCGGATCCCAACCAGTGGAGCTTCAGTTATCCCGCTTATTCTACCTGGTATCCCCATCTCCAGATGTGTGTCTGTTACTATCAGCTCGGCGATATGCAGAAGTCCTATGACCACAACGAAAAAGCCCGGGAGTACAGACCAAAAGATGAGCGAGTGGTTCAAAATAAAGCACTCCTCGAAAAAAAACTCGGACTGACAGAATCCTGA
- a CDS encoding DapH/DapD/GlmU-related protein produces the protein MNETNKPASTGLNVVIEENVTFGKNVTVGHNVVIKEGTIIGDNVTIGDMTVVGKRPSSNRKMARKPPAALPPLVLGTSVTIGCGSVLYRGSTLGEGVFVADLSSIRENVTVDTDSIIGRNVIVENNTRIGKRVTVQTGCYVTADMIIEDEVFIGPCCSSSNDKYMGAGNFSHTGPIIKKGAKIGNNTTMLPAVTIGENAIVGAGAVIVKDVPAGTTVVGNPARQIRP, from the coding sequence ATGAACGAGACAAACAAACCCGCCAGCACCGGTTTGAACGTCGTAATTGAGGAAAATGTCACGTTTGGAAAGAACGTCACCGTCGGCCATAACGTTGTGATCAAAGAAGGCACCATCATTGGGGACAACGTGACAATCGGCGACATGACTGTTGTCGGGAAACGTCCTTCCTCAAACAGAAAGATGGCGCGCAAACCTCCGGCGGCCCTGCCCCCACTTGTTCTCGGAACCAGTGTAACAATCGGCTGCGGCAGTGTTCTCTACCGGGGCAGCACACTCGGTGAAGGTGTATTTGTGGCCGACCTGTCGAGCATCAGAGAGAACGTCACTGTGGATACGGACAGTATTATCGGCCGCAACGTGATCGTGGAAAACAATACTCGAATCGGCAAACGTGTGACCGTCCAGACCGGCTGCTACGTGACCGCCGATATGATCATTGAAGACGAGGTGTTTATCGGACCGTGCTGCTCCTCATCCAACGATAAATATATGGGAGCCGGCAACTTTTCCCATACAGGTCCCATAATAAAAAAAGGCGCAAAAATCGGCAACAACACTACGATGCTCCCTGCAGTAACCATTGGCGAAAATGCCATTGTCGGTGCCGGTGCGGTTATCGTAAAGGATGTACCCGCCGGAACAACGGTAGTCGGAAACCCTGCCCGTCAAATCAGACCGTAA